A segment of the Bacteroides acidifaciens genome:
CCTCTTTCCCCTCTCTATCTCGCAGACAAGACAACCCTTATCAACATCATGGAAATGGTAAGCGGTCTGTTCCTCTCCAAAGACATCGTGTATCAGAACGGCAAGCCCGCCTACTTGGTGGACTTGGCGAAAGCCTTTGAATGGCTTTTCAATATCAGGATAGGCGACTGTTACCAAAAACATGAGGACGTGATAAAACGAAAGCCGGGCAAGCTGACCGGGTTTCTTAATGGATTGGTAGAACTTATCAAAAAGGAACATGACAAGAAAGGGTACAGATAACCAAAGGTTTAGAATTTGTTTATAGGGGATTCCATTAGTTCCCCCGTAATTTTTTTGCGCCTGTTTTCTGAACTTTGCTTCATCAATCGATTGACAGACCATAATGTATAATCAGAAAAATGAAGCAATCATGTATATAGAAAATGACGATTTCAGCGTATGGATGCAGAAGTTGTACGCCAAACTGGAAGAACTCTGCAAGGATGTACGGGTACTGCGCAATGCCGACAGGGTGCTGCCCGAAGATGACAACCTGCTGGATAATCAAGACTTGTGCCTGCTGTTCAAAGTAAGCATCAAGACCCTGCAACGCTACCGGGCTATCGGTGCGCTACCGTACTTCACAATCAGCGGAAAAGTGTACTACAAGGCTTCCGATGTCCGGGAGTTCATCAAGGAGCGGTTCAGCGTCACCACGCTGCGCCAGTTCGAGAAAGAACACTGCACGAAGAAAAAGAAGTGAATTAGAAAGCCGGGGCGGTTCTGCTCCGGCTTCGCTTTAGGTTTATGGTTTGCCCAGCTTGTCGGCTTGCTCCCTTAGCTGCTCGGCTTGTTCGTTCAACAGTCTTGCCCGTTCCAACGCTTCCGCCTGCTTCCTGCTACGGTATTCAAAGCCTTTCACCGAATCGGTCAGGCTTCGGATGAAATCGTTGTCCCGTTCCCTGCTGAACCTCGTTTCCAGCAAATCAAGGCTGCTGCCGTCTGCCTTTCCTTTCATCAGGATATAGCGGTATTTTATATCGTTGTCCTGTAACCGCTGCATTCTTTGTATAAACTGCACATTCAATGCAAGCGACACAAGACAAATGATTATCCCTGCTGAAAGAAGAAAGAACTTGGGCTTCAAATAGGGAGTTACCCGGTATGTCAGTTTGTCGTACCATGAAACGGGCGTTATTTCTCCGGCTGGTGTATCATCAGCCGGGAACAACACCTTTAACCGCTCCTTGAAATATCGGTGTGAGGTCACGATAAGCCCCTTTATATCTTCAAGGTCTTGTTTTTGGTTCTCGGACTGCCCTTTTCCGATACTGCCGATTTGGTTTAGAATCTCCTGCACCATGTTTTCAGGAATGCCGGATTTGCCCTGCATATCCGAAATGCGCTGTTCGATAACGTCCAGTCGGTTAATCATTTCCTCCCGGCTGGCTGGCGTTACCTGCTTCTCCTGCCGTTCTTTCAGTTCCGTGACCATAGAGAGAAGCCCCTCCAAAATTAAATTTTTTTCCATGTTCCTATAATTTTAAGTGTCGTTTCTTTTTCTTCTTTTTTCTTTCACCGAGATTGTCGGGCGTATCATCAGCCGGAGAGGACGGGGCGGAGAACAGACCGCCCAAGCCTGCCAGTAACGGACTGTCGGCTTTTCCCAGTGTCTGCGCTGGCTCCTGAACTGGTGCGGAAACCGTCTGTTGATTGTTTCCGGCAGTGTTCAGCCCCACATCCCCGAAGCATTTATCCAGCTTGGAGAAACTGAAACTGCGGTCTATCTCCGAACCCTTGAACGTATATTCGCCTTTGGAAAAGGATATGCCCTGCACTTCGCCAGTCTGTCCCCTGTACTTGAAATGAATCCCGATACCCTTTTCTGCCAGCCGGGTTTGTAACTGTTGCCAGTTCCTTGATTTCCCGATTTCATCCTTTACGGCATTGTAAATCTCGTATTTGGATTTGTCCGGCTCTTTCAAACGGTGCTGCTTTACATGCTCCTTGCCTTTAGCGAAATAAAGCCCGTGTTTGGCTTTCAGCTTCTTGCATACCTGCTCGTTGCGGTACATGTCGTTCCTGTCCGAAATGGTCTTGCCGTTGTTGTCTATGCGGTTGAACACGATATGCACGTGTGGATGTTCCCGGTCTTGGTGGCGCACGATGATGTACTGCGTATCGGTGATTTTCATTTCACGCATGTACTCCTGCGCAAACTGTACCATTTTCCCGTCTGTCAGCTTGGGTGCGTCCACCGGGGAATAGCTTAGCGCAATATGTCCGATAGGATTTTTCAGGTCGGGGTTCATCCCGGCTTGCAGTATGAAACTGCGTATGATGTCCCGGTTGCTTTCGGCTAACACTCCCTCCGCATGAAGCAAGGTTGCCTGTTCCTTGCCGAGTACATAGTTCACGCAGCCTTTAAATCCGCTTCCCTTTCTTATTTTTCCAATCATCCGACAGTTGGTTTATGATTTCGACAATCCTGTTCTTGAGTTTCACCAGTTCCACCGCCACCAGTGCGAATCCTCCGGCATTCGCCCGGTGCGCCAGTTGGTTGATGTTGTTGGCTTCGCCCGCCAGCTTGCGGATAGTGTCCGCATCCTGCCTGTTCAGCCGGGGCGTTACCTCTGCCGAAACGACCGCCTGCCGGACGTACTCGCTGACGTGCAGCCCGGCTTCGGTGGCTCGCTTCCTGATTGCGTAGAACTGTAACTCGGTCAGTTTCGTGCTGACTACCCGGTTCTGCTTGTCTATCCAGCTTTTTGCCGGGCGACCTCCCGGTTTGTTCCTTATCCCTGTCATACGTTTTTGCTTTTAGGTGGTATCTTAAAAATTGCGACCAACGGGAGAAATTTTCTTTGCTGCCAAGCAAAGCAAGGTGTTTCGGTCTACCGAAACATAACCTTGCTCTCCCTAATCACACAGCCTGCCATCGGTTCATGCCGCCAGCCTTGCAGTTCACATCCTTAGCCCTCTCTTTCTTTTTTCACCCGGATTTTGTCTGTTATCATGCTCCGGCTGGGGCTTGTCGGTAACTGTCAAATCTTGGGATTGCTTCACATTAAGGCTACGCAGATAGTCGTTCAGGTCATTGTGACCGCTGTACAGGTGTGATGCGTCACGTACACGCCATTTGTATTCCTGCCTTATGGTTTCAACCGCTTTCCTGCCTGCCTCGTCATTGTCAAGCATACAGTGTATATGACCGTAACCAGCCAGCGGATATAAGGCTTTATCTACGTTGGCGGTGGAGTTCAGGATAACGTAGTCCTGCCAGTCGGTACAGGGCATACCCGGGCTTTCCCGCTGCCGGATAGTGAGGAATGAAAGATAGTCCATAAAGCCCTCGAACACGAAACAGGTATCTCTCGGCTCTCCCTGCTGCCTTATATGGGTGATGTCTTTCGATGTGCTGCCCTTGAAACGGGGATTGCGAAGCTCGTAACCTCCTGAATCATTCCTGAACGCCAGCGCAAAATAAGGCTTCCCACCGATGCGGTAATACATTTCCTGCACGTACGGGGCTGCCGTTCCGGGGGAAATTCCCCTTTCCTGCAAGTAGCGCATGAGTGCCGGATTCTGTAACGGCTGTATTCTGCGTATCTCTATCGGGCTGGCTGCCTGCCTTTTCGTGTCCCTTTCGGGCAGGTCTTTCCCATGAAAGGAAAAAGAGGCGGTGCTGCCCTGTTCCAGTTGGCAGATAGCACCGTAGGCGTTGCACCCGTTCTGCTTCATCACAAGGTCGATGAGCGTCCCGCCCTCGCCGGTTCCGTAGTCACACCATAGATTGGCGTTATAATCCACCTTGAAACTCGGCGTGTTGTCCTCCCGTAAGGGGCTGCGGTACATCCCGTAGTTTCCCTTTTCCGTGACGGGCTGGATTCCCAAAGAGTTCAGGTAATCCTTGATACTGATATTGTTGGCTTCCTTATAGGTCATAATCTTTATTTTTTTGATGTTGATAAATTGCAGTAGCACAGTAAGAAGTCAGTAAGAAGAAAAGTCACTATGTTTCTGCGCATAATTCTTTTTTATTTCAGCGGATTACATCTTATGCAGTAAGATAAGTAAGTTATTTCTTCAAAAGAAGATAGAAATATAACCCTGATATTTCCTGCGGTTTTTCTTTTTCCAAACTTTTCCAAAAGTTTGCGGTTTTATCTTACTGCTTACTGCGCTATTATTAAATGTTTGATATACAGGCTATAAAATAAAAATATATCTTACTATGGCAGTTACTGCGTTGCAGTAATAACCAATCGTAAAATGACCGTGCTAACCGTAATCGCTGTTTGTACAGGATGTTGGAACAGGTTTTATCCTATACCCATATACCGAATAGGTCTGTTTGTCGATACGTTTCTGTACCCGTTTGAACCCGGCTTTGCGTAACGCTTCCCCCAGCCGTTTTTCAGATAGTTGCATGGGGCATATATCCCGTAAGCGTGCCAGTATTTGTGCCGTTGTCATAAAAAACAGGGCTTCTTCCCCCTCTGTCGGCTTCTCAAAGTATTGTGCCAGCATCTCGAACTCGACCGTCTGCACCTCAAATTCCGCATTTGTCAGGTGCAGTTCCCCAATCTCCGCATCATTGAACCAGTAACGCACGCCCTGACGGTACAGGTACATGATTTCGGAATAGACATTATCCATGCGGATACTTTCTGCCGTGGGCTTGTCTATGCGCAGCACCTCGAACGGCAAGAAACGCCTGCTACCTGTCGGATCGGTCAGGAACTCGTTGCCGTTCACCGAAGCCATGAAGCTGGCGAGGTGGGGGTATTCCTCTATGTAAACATCATACGGTCTGCGGTACTTTACCGCCGGGGTGGTGATAAGGTTCTTTAATGCGTTCTCGTTCTGCTTGTTGAGTTCCTTTAGCTGGTCGTCAATGTTGATGAACAGGTATTCGGCTATCAGTGTCAGGATGTCTTTGCCCTGCGGGTCTATCTTCCCGGTGAACAGGTAGTTCTTAAGCGGTGTCGGGCAAAGGTTGTCCAGCCACCACGATTTGAACTGCCCCTGCCTGTCCCCGGTCAGCACCAAACAGGTATGGTTCTGACATCCCGTGTCGTTCATGGCGTTGGCTACCACACCGATAAGTCATTTCGTGAAATATTCCTCCCATTTGCCGGGGTTGGCTACCTGTACCGTGTTCAGAAGCCTGCCGATATGCCTGTGTTCGGCAGGATTCAGTAAGGGCAGGGCGTTGAAGTATTCCCGTATGGGATGTACCTTTCTTGCGAAATCGCTTTCCAGTATGGTACGGATGTTCTCGGCAGAGGTGACGATACCAGCGGTCGCATCCAGCCTGCGCCTGAACGAGTTCAGGACGAATTTCGTAACGGGCTGGTACAAGCCCGAAGAACTTGCAGCCCGGTATTCCGTCCGGCTCTTTACAGTATTGAACCGGAAATCGTACAGGACGTTCAACAGGCTTTCGATGCGCTCGTTCTTTGACTGCCAACCCTCGATATGCCGTGCATCATCACCTCTTTTCTTTTTCATCGGGAAGTCTGTTAGAAGCCGGGACATACTGCTGCTGCATCCACTTTTTGAGTTCCTCCATGTCAAAACGCAGGGTACGCCCACGCTTGACACACGGTATCAGTCCCTTACTGGCTAAGTGGTACAGGTAATTGACCGAATACCTGGTTATGCCGCTGGCAACGGATATTTTGACTAACACAGGCTCTTTTCCGTCCTGCCGTTCTTCGGGCTGTGCGCCCATGACTGGGGCAATCATCTTCTCGATGTTCTCCAGCCGTTTGAAAATTTCTTCGAAAGGATTGTTCATAGGTGCTTGTTTTTTTGAATTAGCACCACAAATAAAATAAGAAAAATCTGTAAAAAACAAAGCGTCAGCCGTTTGGAATCGCTTTGCTTCGCTCTGCGCCAAATTAATGTCGGCAAATGGAAAACGGCTTTGTGTTCATTACCTTACTTATTTAGGGAATGGAGAAAAAACAGGTTTTTTGTTATCGGTTCGTTTCTTTCATGTTGTTTTTGGGTTGGTGGTGGACATTTTCGGACACGCAAGGTCATTTATGGACAGAGGGAAACAACCTATTATTCAGCATTATATATTTGCACCAGTGAAGAAATACGGAGTATTGACAAGAATAAATATATCGGTTATGGAAATAGTGACGATTGAAAAGAAAACTTTTGAGCTTTGGAAACAGAGGTTTGAAAACTTTGTGGGTCGTGTGGATGCGCTCTGCGTGCCTTTACGCAGGAAGCGTGACAAATGGCTGGATAACTGCAAGACCTGCCGTTTGCTGAACGTTTCAGCCCGGACGATGCAGACCTACCGTGACACGGGGAGACTGCCTTATTCGCAGATTAACGGCAAGATTTACTACAAGGCTTCGGACGTGGAAGTCTTTCTGCTTAATCAGGTAAGGGACAATTCTAAAAAGTAGGCGTATGGATTTGATAACGAAAGATTCCGAAACTACGCTGGTGCTGTTTTCTTCACTTGACAGGGTGCTGGAAAACGTGGAGTACGTGGTAATGAACTATCGCCCGGTATTGAACGGTGAACACTACCTGACGGGCGATGAAGTGTGCAGGCGGCTTTGCATCAGCAAACAAACTTTGTAAAATTATGGCTGACTTAAAGAATTCGCTATAAATATACTGTGTTGTAAAACAGATATTTATATCTATGCTTGGAATAAGAACAAAAAACAAAATATATTGTTCTTATATTGAAAAATTGCTTTCAAAATTTGGGAGTATACAAAAAATACAGTTAATTTGCAATACTATATATAACAATAGAAAGATGAATACATTAGTAGAACTATCTATCAAAGATTTTAAAGCTATCAAACGGGCTGATGTGCAGCTTGATGGTATTACTGTCGTGTCAGGTATAAATGGATGCGGTAAAAGTACAATGTCTAAATTGTTATATTATATATTTCGAAATGCAAATTCATTTGAAGAATTGGTCTTGCTTTATACAAATAGTCAGATTCGTCCTTATTTAAATGTCTTAGAACAGATTCAATCTTTACTGCTATATCGTAGAGATACCAGTAGTTATCGAAGATTATACTTTAGAAATATAGAATTGACTAGCTTGGAGAACACTCATGCCTTTTTAGATTTAGTAAAAGATTTGTGCGCAAGATTTTTAAATTTGGAAAGTGATTTGCAAAAAGCAGGAAATTCAATTATTACTGAACGTTTACGTTTAATATTACGCTCAACTTTAAAATCCGGTGAAGATAGAGATACAAAAAAAATGTTAGATGCCTTAGTTGGAAGAATTTCTGAACATCTCACAAAAGCTGAGCAGTTAAATGTTGAACGTCCATATCGGTTGTTGAAAGAAAGTTTGAATGCGGCTTTTGATGTTAATTTGTCAAAAAGTATTGTTTTGAAAGAATATGGAGATGCTATCTTAGGAGAGAATCTTTCAAATGTTCCTTTATTGCATTATATAAAAAAAGTTGCTTATATTGACACTCCTATGGTTATAGGAATGGAAACATCTTCTCAACAACCAATATATTGGAAAGAATTGAATTTATTGTTAAAGCAACCACCAAGAAGAGGATATAAAAGAACTATTAATAATATAATTAAGGAAGATATAATTAAAGGAGATGTTTCTTTTGACGAAGATGGATTCTCTGCCGGGTTTAAGTATAAGAGAGAAGATGGGAAAGAGTTTGATTTATTAGAGTGTGCTACTGGTATTAAATCATTTTCGTTGTTACAATTATTGTTGAAAAATTTATTTTTAGATGAAAATACATTGCTTATTATTGATGAGCCAGAGGCACATTTACATCCTCAATGGATTGTAGAGTATGCACGTTTAATAGTTTTATTACATAAAAAAGTTGGTGTGAAGTTTTTTATTGCTAGTCATAGTACAGACATGGTTAGCGCTATTAGGTATATTGCAGAAGAGGAAAAATGCTTATCCTCTCTGTCTTTTTATGTGGCAGAGAATGAAGAACAAAAAAGTAATGCTTTTGTATTTCGTCCATTAGGACATGATATTGAACCTATTTTTGAATCCTTTAATAAGTCGTTTGAAAGATTAGATTATTATGTCAGTAAAAAGAAAAAATGATAAAGAGGTTGTTAAACGACTATATAGAGGGGAAAAAGCAATTCGTAATTTTGTAGCAGGCAATAGTATTATGATAAATTGCTTAGATTTTATTCAGACTATTTTGAAAAATGAAAAATACAAAGAAAAACAGTGTCCTTTTGACCAAGAAATTGCTTTAAATCTTGATAAAGTTGAGATTTTGGCTAAAAAAGGGACGCTACGAGATAAAACTGTAGATTTTGTAGTCTGTTTAGAAAAAGATTGGCTACTTCTTGTTGAAGCTAAATTGGAAGTTGAGAATGTTGCAAATATTGCAAAAACAATACAAGATAAAATAGAACATTCAAAAGTTCTTTTGCGTTCATGTGATAACTATATTCATTCAGAGGAATCAGTTGTTGTCCTATTAAATAATAAACACTATCAAGAACAATCTAATAAATTGAGGAAGCTATTAATTGCGAAAAATGTCAATATAAAACCTTATAGGGTATGTGATTTTTATAAAGAATATTTTATGCCTATTTGTTAATATATACTGTTTTATAATTTAATCAGAAAATTAGTATATAAGGGCTTAAATGTAAAAAAAGTAATTCTATTATACTGGGGTTATACTCTATACTCCTAATATTTCTTGTGTAAATATCAAAATTTGAGATATTATTGTTACATCTACTTTATAAAAGCTTGTTTGGCACAAACAAGCTTTTATAAAGTACTATTATCTATTGTGAATTAAAGCTTTGTCCTGCCGTTCTTCGGGTTGTGCGCCCGTGACCGGGGCAATCATCTTTTCGATGTTCTCCAGCCGCTTGAAAATTTCTTCGAAAGGATTATTCATGAGTGCTTAATTTTTGAATTAGCACCACAAATAAAATAAGAAAAATCGGTAAAAAACAAAGCGTCAGCCGTTTGGAATCGCTTTGCTTCGCTCTGCGCCAAATTAATGTCGGCAAATAGAAAACGGTTTTGTGTTCATTACCTTGCTTATTTAGGAAGTGAGGAAAAGACGGGATTTTTGTTATCGGTTCGTTTCTTTCATATTGTTTTTGGGTTGGTGGTGGACATTTTCGGACACGCAAGGTCATTTATGGACAGAGGAAAATAACCTATTATTCAGCCTTATATATTTGCACCAGTGAAGAAAAACGGAGTATTGACAAGAATAAATATATCGGTTATGGAAATAGTGACGATTGAAAAGAAAACTTTTGAACTATGGAAACAGAGGTTTGAAAATTTTGTGGGGCGTGTGGATACGCTCTGCGTGCCTTTGTGCAGGAAGCATGACAAATGGCTGGATAACTGCGAAACCTGCCGTTTGCTGAACGTTTCAGCCCGGACGATGCAGACCTACCGTGACACGGGGAGACTGCCTTATTCGCAGATTAACGGCAAGATTTACTACAAGGCTTCGGACGTGGAAGTCTTTCTGCTTAATCAGGTAAGGGACAATTCTAAAAAGTAGGCGTATGGATTTGATAACGAAAGATTCCGAAACTACGCTGGTGCTGTTTTCTTCACTTGACAGGGTGCTGGAAAACGTGGAGTACGTGGTAATGAACTATCGCCCGGTATTGAACGGTGAACACTACCTGACGGGCGATGAAGTGTGCAGGCGGCTTTGCATCAGCAAACGGACGTTGCAGGATTACAGGGACACGGGACTGCTGGGGTACGTGCAGCTTCCGGGAAAAATCATCTACCGGGAAAGCGACATCATGGATTTGTTGGAAAGGTTTTATCGGAAATGAAATTTTGTTTTCTTGGAATCTTGCTTTCTTGAAATATTGAAAGATTGTTTTATTTCAATCTTGTTTTCTATATTTATTGTTTGATTGATTAAAAGCCAGCAATCACGTTTTCTTGAAAACTGTGTTGCTGGCTTCTTCGTGGTTATACGGATAGCTGTTTCTCAACGGCTTGCATATCCCTTAGTATCGTTTGGTCTAATACTTTCGCATAATGCTGCGTCATTCGGGTGGATGAATGCCCCAGCATTTTAGCCACGTTCGGCAGTGACACGTTGTTAGCCAGTGCGATAACCGAAGCGAAACTGTGCCGGGCTGTGTGCGTGGTCAGGTTCTTTTTAATACTGCACAGGTCGGCAATCTCTTTCAGGTAGCTGTTCATCTTCTGATTGCAGGGAACGGGCAACAAAGTTCCTTTATCCATGCAGTAGGGGTTATCCTTATACTTTTCAAGTATCTATTTGGGAATGCTCAAAAGTGGGATGTTGCAGATATTGTTTGTCTTTTCACGGGGTTTTACTATCCACAGGTTGCCGTTGTTGTCCTCTGAAACGTGTTCGGGGCGCAAGTTATACACGTCTATGAATGCCAGCCCGGTATATACGCAGAAGATAAAAACATCCCGTACCAGTTCCAGCCGTTCAATGCTGAACTCTTTCTGCCATATCCGGTTTATCTCGGCTTGGCTTAGGAACTGTTTGTTTACCTCCACCTCGTGAAACTTGATTCCGGCAAACGGGTTCTTTGTCAGCCACTCGTTGGCAATGGCAAGGTTTATCACTTTCTTAAAACATTTCATGTACCGGATAACGGTATTCTGTGCGCAATGCTTCTCCGTCTTTAGGTATAAATCGAATTTGCGTACCAGTTCCCCGTTTACCTCACGCAGTAACATATCATCTACCTTGTAATCCCGTTTAACCAGCTCCATGAGGTATTTAAGGCAATTGTCGTAACGTCTTACGGTGATGTCGGCATAGTCCGTCCCGATTAGCTTCCGGCAGTTGTCGTTATGCTCTTTGAATACATTATACAAAGTCTTGAAAGTTTCGTCCTTTCCCTGATAGCGGTTCACTATGGCACGTGCGGAGATAATCTTTCCCTCCAATTCCAAGTCTTGGTAAATCTGATAGAATTTCACACGCAGGGCGTCAATGTAATGGTTAAGTTCCACGGAGTTTCGGTCTTTGCCTGTCGATTTCTCTTTTTCCTGCGACCAGAGTGGGGCTTTTACGCTCCGCTTTAGTTGAAGTTCCACGTATAGGCGGTCATAAGTGACACGCACACGCACGGGTGCTTCCCCGTTTTTTAATAGTTTGCTACGCTTGATGAAGAACAACACGCTGAATCTTTTTCTTTCCATACGGCTCAATTTTTAATGATACAAAGTTAGGAAATCGAACCGATAACCCTGTTATGTAAAATAGAGAAACATGCTGTAAAAGAATGAAGTAACACTTCTGTCGTGGAACATTTCGGGCTTTTGAAAACAGTCCCTTGAATAAGGACGTATGGTTTGCTTCAATCCCACTAATTTTGCCTATTCTTGGAAAAGAAAAATCCCCGAACTTCTTTGAAATTCAGGGATTTACATCGTTTTGCCTTCTTAAAAAGTGGTGCCACCAGGAATCGAACCGGGGACACAAGGATTTTCAGTCCTTTGCTCTACCAACTGAGCTATGGCACCTTTCTCGTTTGCGGGTGCAAAGATAAGTATATTTTTTAATACCGCAATAACTTTGAAAGAAATTTTCGCCAAATAATAGTAACGGTGAGGATTAATTTCTTCTGGAGATGAAAATAATCCCGCTTTAGCTATTCGAAAAGCTGAAGCGGGATTACTTTTTTCATAAGTAGGATGTACGCTTAGTCTTTAGCGCTTAGGTGCATCCTTATTTGTGTCTCCGGCATTCGGGGACGTGCTGCTTGAAGTGGAACTTCAGCTCGAAGCAGTGGAACTGCCTGACGGAGTGGGGCTGGAAGCGGTTGTTTTGGAAGTTGTCGCACTAGGGGTAGTTGCACTTGAAGCGCTTGCAGTAATGTTGCCTGCGGCTACATTAGCACTAACAGGTTGAGCCTGTACTTCCCAGTGGAACGGTTCGAAGTTTGAGTTAGGATCTACCCAAGACGGTTTCTTGGAAGCGTAGATGATGAACGGAGCAACGATAACGATGATTGCGCCGATAATCAGTACGGAGAACCAAACGGTATTGCTACCAGTGGAAATCTGGCTGGGTGGGATGAAGCTGAGGATAAAGGCGAGCAATGAACCGCAGAATCCGAGTCCGCCGACAAACCACATCAAACCGTTACCGGACTTGCCGATACGGAACGGGCGGTTCAGCTTTTTCATCTTATAACGCAGTGCGATGGCTCCTGAGAACATCAACAGATACATGATAAGGTAAAGAATAACTGTCAACTGTGACAGGATCTGATAGAAACTCTGAACGGAAGGCATAACTACAAACAACAGACTTAATACGGTAACAGCGATACCCTGTACGAATAAGATGTTCTTCTGTACGCCCAACTTGTTTGTTTTCTGGAAGAACGGAGGCATATAACCGGCTTTACCTACGGCAAAAATACCTTTTGACGGACCGGCAACCCATGTCAATACGCCTGCCAATACACCGAACGCAAGTGCGATGGCGATGATTGGCGACAACCAGGAAGCATGGATATACTTGAAGTAATTGTCAAAACCGACGAGCAAACTTTGAGTAAGGTTGATGTCTTTTGCAGGGATGATGACACCGAGTGCGAAAGTACCGAGAACGAAAATAAGAACGGTAATAAGCGCACCGATAAACACTGCCTTCGGATAGTTCTTTGATGGGTTTTCTACATCTTTTACGTGGATACCGCCCATTTCCATACCGGCATAAAACAAGAAGATACTGGCAGCAAGAACGACATTGTCAAAGTTGCTAAAGTCAGGAAAGAAACTGCTGTCGAAGTTCATGTTGGACTGTCCGCCGGTTGCCAGATAGATGATACCTAGGATAATCAACAGGGCGGCCGGGATAATCGTACCGACCATACCGCCGATTTTGGCTACTTTACCAACCCAACTCATACCTTTCAGAGAAATGAAAGTTGCCAGCCAGTAGATGATAAGTACCACGACTAGTGTGTAATACTTATTATTTGCCAGTGACATGTCATGTACGTCATTCATTCCGATAAAGGCGATGGATACTGCGCCGAATGTCAATACTGTAGGATACCAGATTGTACTTTCAATCCATTGCACCCAGATGGCAAGAAATCCCAGTTTTTTGCCGTAGGCCTCGCCTACCCATCGGAACACACCACCTTGTTTGTCCTGAAACATTGCCGCCAGTTCGGCAGCAACGAGCGATGTCGGAATCAGGAAGACAATCGCTGCGAAAAGATAATAGAAGGCCGAACTCATTCCGTATACGGCCTCGGCTGGCAGTCCACGCAAAGATACTACCGCCGTAACGTTCATGATAGCCAGGGTGAACACGCCCAGCTTCACTGCATTTTTAATATTTGCCATAAGTTAAGGTTTTAAGTGAAAAATATTTTAAAGTCAGTGTTATAACAACATTTTGCGTGAGATGTTCCCGCAATCTCTTTCAAAGTTCGTTAATTAACATCGCTGAATCGATATATTGTCACTTCAAAACAACTTGTCCTGAAACAATCTCTTTCCCTGGTTGTTTCTACACAATCTGAATTGTACAAGAATCATTTTATTATAAACTAAGTAGGTATGAAATCAGCGTTTTCAGATTTTATCTTTGGAAAAAAGGGGATTTATGGCATTCTCCACCTTATTATATTAGTAATGTCCCTTTTCCTGG
Coding sequences within it:
- a CDS encoding RteC domain-containing protein, with product MCGLIKKKMPYLHLIDESIGLLNTEIRLIEWRIKYPEQLQQRINKQPLSPLYLADKTTLINIMEMVSGLFLSKDIVYQNGKPAYLVDLAKAFEWLFNIRIGDCYQKHEDVIKRKPGKLTGFLNGLVELIKKEHDKKGYR
- a CDS encoding helix-turn-helix domain-containing protein, whose amino-acid sequence is MYIENDDFSVWMQKLYAKLEELCKDVRVLRNADRVLPEDDNLLDNQDLCLLFKVSIKTLQRYRAIGALPYFTISGKVYYKASDVREFIKERFSVTTLRQFEKEHCTKKKK
- a CDS encoding relaxase/mobilization nuclease domain-containing protein; the encoded protein is MIGKIRKGSGFKGCVNYVLGKEQATLLHAEGVLAESNRDIIRSFILQAGMNPDLKNPIGHIALSYSPVDAPKLTDGKMVQFAQEYMREMKITDTQYIIVRHQDREHPHVHIVFNRIDNNGKTISDRNDMYRNEQVCKKLKAKHGLYFAKGKEHVKQHRLKEPDKSKYEIYNAVKDEIGKSRNWQQLQTRLAEKGIGIHFKYRGQTGEVQGISFSKGEYTFKGSEIDRSFSFSKLDKCFGDVGLNTAGNNQQTVSAPVQEPAQTLGKADSPLLAGLGGLFSAPSSPADDTPDNLGERKKKKKKRHLKL
- a CDS encoding MobC family plasmid mobilization relaxosome protein, with translation MTGIRNKPGGRPAKSWIDKQNRVVSTKLTELQFYAIRKRATEAGLHVSEYVRQAVVSAEVTPRLNRQDADTIRKLAGEANNINQLAHRANAGGFALVAVELVKLKNRIVEIINQLSDDWKNKKGKRI
- a CDS encoding toprim domain-containing protein; this encodes MTYKEANNISIKDYLNSLGIQPVTEKGNYGMYRSPLREDNTPSFKVDYNANLWCDYGTGEGGTLIDLVMKQNGCNAYGAICQLEQGSTASFSFHGKDLPERDTKRQAASPIEIRRIQPLQNPALMRYLQERGISPGTAAPYVQEMYYRIGGKPYFALAFRNDSGGYELRNPRFKGSTSKDITHIRQQGEPRDTCFVFEGFMDYLSFLTIRQRESPGMPCTDWQDYVILNSTANVDKALYPLAGYGHIHCMLDNDEAGRKAVETIRQEYKWRVRDASHLYSGHNDLNDYLRSLNVKQSQDLTVTDKPQPEHDNRQNPGEKRKRGLRM
- a CDS encoding helix-turn-helix domain-containing protein codes for the protein MNNPFEEIFKRLENIEKMIAPVMGAQPEERQDGKEPVLVKISVASGITRYSVNYLYHLASKGLIPCVKRGRTLRFDMEELKKWMQQQYVPASNRLPDEKEKR
- a CDS encoding helix-turn-helix domain-containing protein — protein: MEIVTIEKKTFELWKQRFENFVGRVDALCVPLRRKRDKWLDNCKTCRLLNVSARTMQTYRDTGRLPYSQINGKIYYKASDVEVFLLNQVRDNSKK
- a CDS encoding AAA family ATPase — translated: MNTLVELSIKDFKAIKRADVQLDGITVVSGINGCGKSTMSKLLYYIFRNANSFEELVLLYTNSQIRPYLNVLEQIQSLLLYRRDTSSYRRLYFRNIELTSLENTHAFLDLVKDLCARFLNLESDLQKAGNSIITERLRLILRSTLKSGEDRDTKKMLDALVGRISEHLTKAEQLNVERPYRLLKESLNAAFDVNLSKSIVLKEYGDAILGENLSNVPLLHYIKKVAYIDTPMVIGMETSSQQPIYWKELNLLLKQPPRRGYKRTINNIIKEDIIKGDVSFDEDGFSAGFKYKREDGKEFDLLECATGIKSFSLLQLLLKNLFLDENTLLIIDEPEAHLHPQWIVEYARLIVLLHKKVGVKFFIASHSTDMVSAIRYIAEEEKCLSSLSFYVAENEEQKSNAFVFRPLGHDIEPIFESFNKSFERLDYYVSKKKK
- a CDS encoding helix-turn-helix domain-containing protein — translated: MEIVTIEKKTFELWKQRFENFVGRVDTLCVPLCRKHDKWLDNCETCRLLNVSARTMQTYRDTGRLPYSQINGKIYYKASDVEVFLLNQVRDNSKK
- a CDS encoding helix-turn-helix domain-containing protein, with product MDLITKDSETTLVLFSSLDRVLENVEYVVMNYRPVLNGEHYLTGDEVCRRLCISKRTLQDYRDTGLLGYVQLPGKIIYRESDIMDLLERFYRK